In Prunus dulcis chromosome 2, ALMONDv2, whole genome shotgun sequence, a single genomic region encodes these proteins:
- the LOC117617519 gene encoding zinc finger C3H1 domain-containing protein isoform X2 translates to MEDEAMQTAPEPPNKSPNSELSPHPAKIREEGELSSDDDDENTICSVPHSTASSVPTSGAMLVPPMNKFTQGKALSGNVLASSADIRSQTSIQPTSQKINDKNRIPLKSATPGWRAPLGANDDLVIRFSDDDSDSGEKEHRIEKARETKSHVTGVVANGKPPTSSFARSNILRQTARNVDKVMPKKMSMNRTFISSMTGIRGVDSRDSGPSSVNQGSRVRNFNSMNKNVVSRERGYDQGVGLNNSKLQDLRQQIALRESELKLKSAQRTKESITHEASKSSARYSDVIEGEPKEPDKKRMKVGGSFSTQLSALGPQDIPVAKSTLSSKLPAVENNNPLEIVKIDHGQKGILIGPTESSIEKSKSQNDKHVAGILEKIPSGVKYGAGIDTKCIQSSGGSKMVDLYDTLNQGASQEIMTCNNLPKNLNTVELNQTNGDGGHLKPGSFLKKSTSGKNRLRSADHQEVIASDKKLDPSYNICQASLNNASLWNCFGNANVTANGDIHSLVEMEENLDKDLEEAQEHRRRCEIEEKKALKAYRKAQRDLLQANVRCTDLYRQRELYSANLRSFIMDNSSLIWSSRQNEQAGIGLDLANNVSENVDLIPTSGHQMHPEDDGCNPAACDSNIQCVNNARIHTSYKHLSEQNMGIEPCSEPDSSTSEPVPLLGNNGADGICSPSNELNNSADEDEDEARFSFENESVQPNVLCHKNTDFGNKQKEMDKESNRKMSIDSPQDPVLLERMLRSKLFATLGTKTLSKNSSSCNNTEEHGAENDVRSEKPQEIKGSFPFSEAERNHEGTDGQEKSSSEAPLEIQREHSVENISVNCHSNSYSEDRLYLSGNILRSTFGYMKVICPKYFIEHEAISQQSPTCINSEKVQFSNVMVEPLKETRVKLARREVGTYSTSPAIDPFWPLCMYELRGKCNNDECPWQHVKDYCNTNMHQHQHDNSGSADCQVGLTLHKKKCDDSAKVPWYNNAMTSPTYLVGLGIMKAELHSYEPVLARRNGQWWKKCFSLFLVLSNLFRKDVPEDVPFLHGNDGHMEFPVSWNRQSSYFQSSNSGVSQLTQALADNDQYLEMALLIFSQEANELEGLRKALPVLSRALEADPTSIILWIFYLLIYYSNMKSVGKDDMFSCAVKYNDRSYELWLMCINSRMQLDDRLVTYDVALSALCRHATASDIDGTYASACTLDLCLQMMDCLCMSGNIEKAIQKTFGLFPTATNFDEPNSLSLSDILTCLTFYDKCILGVCCVYLVIYRKLPDAVVQQFECQKELFEIEWPSIQLMDNEKQRATMLMETVVDSVDSYVKIESLEKSEFNIRVAHFFALNHLRCMAALGSLERCGHLLDKYLTLYPSCVELVLISARTHKHDLGDSHFERFEEALSHWPKEVPGVQCIWNQYVEYALQNGRYDFSKEVMDRWFRSVWKVHYLQIGTLDEMNCDNSDRSQGLASNSIQQTLSSNPKQMDIMFGYLNLSLHNLLQNDHSEARLALDRALNAAVPEYFKHCVREHALFMLTDESLLKENGSISGIQKILEQYLGDAPAFPTSEPLSRKFVNNIKKPRVRQLVSNVFSPLSSDFSVVNSVLEVWYGPSLLPEKFSEQKNLVDFVEAILDITPSNYQLAISVCKMLSSGSNASDVTSLSALFWASSNLVSAIFHAVPIPPEYVWVEAAEVLGNIASVEAISERFYKRALSVYPFSVKLWKSYSILSMMTTGNTNTVVEAAKEKGIELG, encoded by the exons ATGGAGGACGAAGCTATGCAGACGGCACCAGAGCCTCCGAACAAGAGCCCTAACTCGGAGCTCTCTCCCCATCCTGCCAAAATCAGGGAAGAAGGCGAGCTGTCTTCCGACGATGACGAC GAAAATACCATTTGTTCCGTTCCACATTCCACTGCTAGCAGTGTACCCACTTCAGGGGCCATGCTGGTTCCACCAATGAACAAGTTCACCCAAG GTAAGGCTCTATCTGGAAATGTTCTTGCAAGCTCTGCTGATATTCGGTCCCAAACATCCATACAACCTACTTCCCAGAAAATCAATGATAAAAACCGAATACCATTAAAATCTGCCACACCAGGATGGCGTGCCCCTCTGGGCGCCAATGATGATCTTGTGATACGCTTCTCAGATGATGACAGTGATTCTGGAGAAAAAGAGCACAGGATAGAAAAAGCCAGGGAAACGAAAAGTCATGTGACTGGAGTGGTAGCCAATGGAAAACCACCTACTTCATCATTTGCCAGATCAAACATTTTACGACAGACAGCCAGGAATGTGGATAAAGTAATGCCCAAAAAAATGTCTATGAATCGTACTTTTATCTCATCGATGACCGGAATCCGTGGAGTTGATTCTAGGGATTCTGGACCTTCATCAGTTAATCAAGGATCTCGAGTTAGAAATTTTAATTCCATGAACAAAAATGTAGTGAGCCGAGAGCGTGGATATGATCAAGGTGTGGGCTTGAACAATAGTAAACTTCAGGACTTGCGGCAGCAGATTGCACTCCGGGAAAGCGAACTAAAGCTTAAGTCTGCCCAGAGAACTAAGGAATCAATTACACATGAAGCTAGTAAATCCAGTGCGAGATATTCTGATGTAATAGAGGGAGAACCAAAAGAGCCAGATAAGAAACGTATGAAAGTTGGTGGCTCTTTTTCCACCCAGCTAAGTGCACTTGGCCCACAAGATATACCTGTTGCAAAATCTACTTTATCATCTAAACTCCCAGCAGTGGAAAACAATAATCCACTGGAGATAGTTAAGATCGATCATGGCCAGAAAGGAATTTTAATAGGTCCAACAGAGTCAAGCATTGAAAAATCGAAAAGTCAAAATGATAAACATGTTGCTGGTATATTGGAAAAAATTCCTAGTGGAGTGAAATATG GTGCTGGCATCGATACTAAATGCATCCAGTCCAGTGGGGGGAGTAAGATGGTTGATCTTTATGATACACTAAACCAGGGGGCATCACAAGAAATTATGACTTGCAATAATTTGCCAAAGAACTTA AACACTGTGGAGTTGAATCAAACAAATGGGGATGGTGGCCATCTAAAACCAGGTTCCTTCTTgaaaaaatcaacatcagGAAAGAATCGACTGAGGAGTGCTGACCATCAGGAAGTCATAGCCAGTGACAAGAAACTTGATCCCTCCTACAATATATGTCAG GCATCTCTAAACAATGCAAGCCTGTGGAATTGTTTTGGTAATGCAAATGTCACAGCAAATGGTGACATACATTCCTTGGTTGAAATGGAGGAAAACCTGGATAAGGATCTGGAGGAAGCACAAGAGCATAGGAGAAGGtgtgaaattgaagaaaaaaaagctcTAAAAGCTTATCGTAAAGCACAGAGGGATCTGCTTCAGGCCAATGTTAGGTGTACTGATCTATATCGTCAAAGAGAACTATATTCTGCCAACTTGCGGTCTTTTATTATGGACAATTCCAGTTTGATATGGTCCTCAAGGCAGAATGAACAAGCTGGAATTGGGTTGGATCTCGCTAATAATGTGTCTGAAAATGTGGATCTAATACCTACCTCAGGCCATCAGATGCATCCTGAGGATGATGGTTGTAACCCAGCGGCTTGTGATTCAAACATCCAATGTGTTAACAATGCTCGTATTCACACATCATACAAGCATTTAAGCGAACAAAACATGGGGATAGAACCATGCAGTGAACCAGATTCTAGCACATCAGAGCCAGTGCCTCTTCTGGGAAATAATGGTGCAGATGGAATTTGCTCTCCATCCAATGAACTAAATAATTCAgcagatgaagatgaagatgaagcgagattttcatttgaaaatgAATCAGTCCAACCTAATGTTCTATGTCATAAAAACACAGATTTTGGAAACAAGCAAAAGGAAATGGATAAGGaatcaaatagaaaaatgTCTATTGATAGCCCCCAGGATCCTGTGCTTCTTGAAAGAATGTTGAGGTCTAAACTATTTGCAACCCTAGGGACAAAAACCTTGTCAAAGAATAGTAGTTCATGTAATAACACGGAGGAACATGGGGCTGAAAATGATGTCAGAAGTGAAAAACCCCAAGAAATTAAAGGGAGCTTTCCCTTCTCTGAAGCGGAAAGGAATCATGAAG GCACTGATGGGCAAGAAAAAAGTTCCTCTGAGGCTCCTCTTGAGATCCAAAGAGAGCACTCCGTCGAAAATATTTCTGTGAACTGCCACTCGAATTCATATTCTGAGGATAGGCTTTACTTGAGTGGTAATATCTTGAGGAGTACTTTTGGGTATATGAAAGTCATTTgcccaaaatattttatagAACATGAAGCTATAAGTCAACAGAGTCCAACTTGTATCAATTCTGAAAAAGTCCAGTTTAGCAATGTTATGGTTGAACCACTGAAAGAGACTCGGGTGAAATTAGCTAGAAGAGAAGTTGGCACTTATAGCACTAGTCCTGCTATTGATCCCTTTTGGCCACTCTGCATGTATGAGCTTCGAGGAAAATGCAACAATGATGAGTGTCCTTGGCAACATGTTAAAGACTACTGTAACACAAATATGCATCAACATCAGCATGACAATTCTGGTAGTGCTG ATTGTCAGGTTGGATTAACATTGCATAAAAAAAAGTGTGATGATTCTGCAAAAGTCCCCTGGTATAACAATGCTATGACTTCACCAACTTATCTCGTTGGCTTAGGGATTATGAAAGCTGAGCTGCATTCATATGAACCTGTTCTAGCACGGAGAAATGGTCAATGGTGGAAGAAGTGTTTCAGCCTTTTCTTAGTGTTGTCAAATTTGTTTCGGAAAGATGTTCCTGAAGATGTCCCATTCTTGCATGGAAATGATGGTCACATGGAGTTCCCTGTGAGTTGGAACAGACAGTCATCGTATTTTCAGAGTAGTAACAGCGGAGTG AGTCAACTCACACAAGCTTTGGCTGACAATGATCAATATCTGGAAATGgctcttttaattttcagcCAGGAGGCTAATGAACTTGAGGGTCTGAGGAAG gCTCTCCCTGTGCTGTCACGAGCTCTTGAGGCTGATCCAACATCCATTATTCTCTGGATTTTTTATCTGCTTATTTACTATAGCAATATGAAGTCAGTAGGGAAGGATGACATGTTCTCTTGTGCG GTCAAATACAATGATCGATCTTATGAACTTTGGCTCATGTGCATCAACAGTCGGATGCAGCTTGATGACCGATTGGTAACGTATGATGTTGCTCTCTCAGCACTGTGCCGTCATGCTACTGCTTCCGACATAGATGGAACGTATGCTAGTGCATGCACCTTAGACCTATGTTTGCAAATGATGGACTGTTTATGCATGTCTGGTAACATTGAGAAGGCCATTCAGAAAACTTTTGGACTCTTCCCCACTGCCACAAATTTTGATGAGCCTAACTCTCTGTCGCTCTCTGATATACTCACATGCCTAACTTTTTATGACAAATGTATATTAGGGGTTTGTTGTGTTTACTTGGTTATTTACAGGAAACTTCCTGATGCTGTAGTGCAACAATTTGAATGTCAAAAAGAACTCTTTGAAATTGAATGGCCTTCCATTCAATTAATGGATAATGAGAAGCAAAGGGCTACCATGCTGATGGAAACGGTAGTAGATTCTGTAGATTCATACGTGAAAATTGAATCACTTGAAAAAAGTGAGTTTAATATCAGAGTGGCACATTTTTTTGCTCTCAACCACTTAAGGTGCATGGCAGCTCTTGGCAGCTTAGAAAGATGTGGCCACCTcttggataaatatcttaCTTTGTACCCATCCTGCGTAGAACTTGTTTTAATATCAGCGCGGACACATAAACATGATCTTGGGGATTCACattttgagagatttgaagaAGCCCTTAGTCACTGGCCAAAAGAAGTCCCTGGAGTCCAGTGTATTTGGAATCAATATGTTGAGTATGCCCTTCAGAATGGAAGATATGATTTTAGTAAAGAAGTTATGGACCGCTGGTTTCGTTCTGTTTGGAAGGTTCACTATCTTCAAATTGGTACGTTGGATGAAATGAATTGTGATAACTCAGATAGATCGCAAGGATTggcttcaaattcaattcagCAGACACTCAGTTCCAATCCGAAGCAGATGGACATAATGTTTGGATATCTTAATCTCTCTCTGCATAACCTCTTACAGAATGACCACAGTGAAGCTCGCTTAGCCCTTGACAGAGCATTGAATGCTGCTGTTCCTGAATATTTTAAGCATTGCGTAAGGGAACATGCGCTGTTTATGCTTACTGATGAATCACTGTTAAAGGAGAACGGTTCTATCAGTGGCATACAGAAGATTTTGGAGCAATATTTAGGTGATGCTCCGGCTTTCCCTACCTCTGAGCCATTATCTAGAAAATTCGTTAACAACATCAAGAAGCCAAGAGTCCGGCAGCTGGTTAGTAATGTATTCAGTCCATTATCATCTGATTTTTCTGTGGTAAATTCAGTTCTTGAAGTGTGGTATGGACCATCTCTTTTACCAGAAAAGTTCAGTGAGCAAAAAAATCTGGTGGATTTTGTTGAAGCCATCTTGGACATAACTCCATCCAACTATCAGCTAGCTATTTCTGTATGCAAGATGTTAAGCAGTGGCAGCAATGCCAGTGATGTTACATCTCTCAGTGCTTTGTTTTGGGCTAGCTCGAACTTGGTCAGTGCAATCTTTCATGCTGTCCCAATTCCACCAGAGTATGTATGGGTTGAAGCTGCAGAAGTTTTGGGAAATATTGCCAGTGTTGAGGCTATTTCTGAGAGGTTTTACAAGAGAGCTTTATCTGTATATCCATTTTCCGTGAAGTTGTGGAAGTCCTATTCGATCCTTTCTATGATGACTACAGGAAATACGAACACTGTTGTGGaagcagcaaaagaaaagggcaTAGAACTTGGTTAA